A stretch of Procambarus clarkii isolate CNS0578487 chromosome 20, FALCON_Pclarkii_2.0, whole genome shotgun sequence DNA encodes these proteins:
- the Drat gene encoding uncharacterized protein Drat isoform X2 has protein sequence MARLMKQVSIESPSHTLKECIFSFETPMPDIPPAGARVKVRNAGVCYRLRSASSSSSIKSIEALHCGSPLHHSVRDTALFPGYEVAGTVDALGEEVGETDLKLGDRVIVYPYEGHPPGYAEYIAVPEVQYLIKVPENMGLSTAAMLPSGALWAMNTVFNAHKHVEKVLAEKGETGQCKILLVGTGGLALWAMRIARFYWPEKRDRININVACLRDEGISIAQEYLKVNVVQWNEDLYEEQLVERTKDACGGPVDIVIDFSATSRSVRRALKCLAPGGVTLMSSEHAEGLISRFGAVAEKENHHLIPIEFGTLNQLRNLVHLVSTGEIEPPPHTIFSADQANEALAKIGRGLIPGRAILEFPEDDEESEE, from the exons ATGGCGCGCCTCATGAAGCAAGTGAGCATCGAGAGTCCCAGCCACACGCTTAAGGAATGTATATTCAGCTTCGAGACTCCCATGCCTGACATCCCACCAGCAGGAGCCAGGGTCAAG GTTCGTAATGCTGGTGTGTGTTACCGCCTGAGGTCGGCGTCATCTTCCTCTAGTATCAAGTCTATTGAAGCACTGCACTGCGGGTCACCACTGCATCACTCAGTCAGGGACACTGCACTCTTCCCTGGTTATGAG GTGGCTGGGACAGTGGACGCCCTTGGAGAGGAAGTTGGCGAAACAGATCTCAAGCTGGGGGACAGAGTCATTGTATACCCATATGAGGGACATCCACCAGG ATATGCTGAATACATTGCAGTGCCTGAAGTGCAGTACTTGATTAAAGTGCCTGAAAACATGGGTCTGAGCACAGCTGCTATGCTGCCCTCTGGTGCACTCTGGGCCATGAACACAGTCTTTAACGCTCATAAACACGTTGAGAAAGTCCTCGCAGAGAAAGGAGAGACGG GTCAGTGTAAGATACTATTGGTGGGCACCGGTGGTCTTGCTCTTTGGGCAATGAGAATTGCTCGTTTTTACTGGCCAGAAAAGAGAGATCGTATCAACATCAATGTGGCGTGTCTTAGAGATGAGGGAATCTCTATTGCACAGGAATATTTAAA GGTAAATGTTGTCCAGTGGAATGAAGATCTTTATGAGGAGCAGCTAGTAGAGCGTACTAAGGATGCCTGTGGAGGACCTGTCGACATCGTCATTGACTTCAGTGCCACTTCACGCTCCGTTCGAAGGGCTCTCAAGTGCCTGGCTCCC GGTGGTGTAACGCTCATGAGTTCAGAACATGCAGAGGGACTTATATCCCGCTTTGGAGCTGTTGCTGAAAAAGAGAATCACCACCTTATTCCAATCGAATTTGGTACCTTAAATCAGCTCCGGAATCTTGTACATCTTGTTTCTACAGGAGAG attgagcctccaccacacaccatatTCTCAGCTGACCAAGCCAATGAGGCCTTAGCAAAGATTGGCCGAGGCCTAATCCCAGGTCGAGCCATTCTGGAGTTTCCTGAAGACGATGAAGAGTCTGAGGAGTAA
- the Drat gene encoding uncharacterized protein Drat isoform X1, which produces MPVVFKTDKDQADMASGTSEEEMARLMKQVSIESPSHTLKECIFSFETPMPDIPPAGARVKVRNAGVCYRLRSASSSSSIKSIEALHCGSPLHHSVRDTALFPGYEVAGTVDALGEEVGETDLKLGDRVIVYPYEGHPPGYAEYIAVPEVQYLIKVPENMGLSTAAMLPSGALWAMNTVFNAHKHVEKVLAEKGETGQCKILLVGTGGLALWAMRIARFYWPEKRDRININVACLRDEGISIAQEYLKVNVVQWNEDLYEEQLVERTKDACGGPVDIVIDFSATSRSVRRALKCLAPGGVTLMSSEHAEGLISRFGAVAEKENHHLIPIEFGTLNQLRNLVHLVSTGEIEPPPHTIFSADQANEALAKIGRGLIPGRAILEFPEDDEESEE; this is translated from the exons ATGCCCGTCGTCTTCAAGACAGACAAAGATCAAGCCGACAT GGCGAGCGGCACGAGTGAGGAGGAAATGGCGCGCCTCATGAAGCAAGTGAGCATCGAGAGTCCCAGCCACACGCTTAAGGAATGTATATTCAGCTTCGAGACTCCCATGCCTGACATCCCACCAGCAGGAGCCAGGGTCAAG GTTCGTAATGCTGGTGTGTGTTACCGCCTGAGGTCGGCGTCATCTTCCTCTAGTATCAAGTCTATTGAAGCACTGCACTGCGGGTCACCACTGCATCACTCAGTCAGGGACACTGCACTCTTCCCTGGTTATGAG GTGGCTGGGACAGTGGACGCCCTTGGAGAGGAAGTTGGCGAAACAGATCTCAAGCTGGGGGACAGAGTCATTGTATACCCATATGAGGGACATCCACCAGG ATATGCTGAATACATTGCAGTGCCTGAAGTGCAGTACTTGATTAAAGTGCCTGAAAACATGGGTCTGAGCACAGCTGCTATGCTGCCCTCTGGTGCACTCTGGGCCATGAACACAGTCTTTAACGCTCATAAACACGTTGAGAAAGTCCTCGCAGAGAAAGGAGAGACGG GTCAGTGTAAGATACTATTGGTGGGCACCGGTGGTCTTGCTCTTTGGGCAATGAGAATTGCTCGTTTTTACTGGCCAGAAAAGAGAGATCGTATCAACATCAATGTGGCGTGTCTTAGAGATGAGGGAATCTCTATTGCACAGGAATATTTAAA GGTAAATGTTGTCCAGTGGAATGAAGATCTTTATGAGGAGCAGCTAGTAGAGCGTACTAAGGATGCCTGTGGAGGACCTGTCGACATCGTCATTGACTTCAGTGCCACTTCACGCTCCGTTCGAAGGGCTCTCAAGTGCCTGGCTCCC GGTGGTGTAACGCTCATGAGTTCAGAACATGCAGAGGGACTTATATCCCGCTTTGGAGCTGTTGCTGAAAAAGAGAATCACCACCTTATTCCAATCGAATTTGGTACCTTAAATCAGCTCCGGAATCTTGTACATCTTGTTTCTACAGGAGAG attgagcctccaccacacaccatatTCTCAGCTGACCAAGCCAATGAGGCCTTAGCAAAGATTGGCCGAGGCCTAATCCCAGGTCGAGCCATTCTGGAGTTTCCTGAAGACGATGAAGAGTCTGAGGAGTAA